A DNA window from Centroberyx gerrardi isolate f3 chromosome 3, fCenGer3.hap1.cur.20231027, whole genome shotgun sequence contains the following coding sequences:
- the LOC139925678 gene encoding myeloid-associated differentiation marker homolog, whose protein sequence is MPVIVLEARDFASPLFLVRTWALLSGCLTFSLVASLEPSESHGMSFPLHHLSTFRVSCMFTWCFFFILTLLIHVLNVIQFHSLIPISWKNLIVTVAALGALMCLSASVVFPWIVMDRSQVSPRPVAAAVASCLTFLAYASESYVIRTQAQEQRGYMGSMPGLLKILQLWGGCQMIPLLVEAVHGFSAGENGGQPSGVQGWQLWVSGASYILCVLMSLGIVVVILGDCAGRCLLPFDRLLAGFSLFGVLLYMVATVICFTKVMQLRKLGHNFTNSGAELVVMETVIASITLLAYTVDLAFSIKLLCDRSHA, encoded by the coding sequence ATGCCTGTGATTGTGCTAGAGGCCAGAGACTTTGCCAGTCCCCTTTTTCTGGTGCGGACATGGGCTCTCTTATCTGGCTGCCTCACTTTCAGCCTGGTGGCCTCCCTGGAACCCTCCGAGTCACACGGGATGTCATTTCCCCTCCACCATCTCAGCACCTTCAGGGTCTCCTGCATGTTCACGTGGtgcttcttcttcatcctcacCCTCCTGATCCACGTTCTCAACGTCATCCAGTTCCACAGCCTCATCCCCATATCCTGGAAGAACCTGATCGTGACAGTAGCGGCCTTAGGCGCACTGATGTGTCTCAGTGCTTCTGTGGTTTTCCCTTGGATCGTCATGGATCGCAGCCAGGTCTCGCCGCGCCCCGTGGCTGCCGCAGTGGCCTCGTGCCTCACCTTCCTGGCCTATGCCTCTGAGTCCTACGTGATCCGCACCCAGGCCCAAGAGCAGCGGGGCTACATGGGCAGCATGCCCGGCCTCCTCAAGATACTCCAGTTGTGGGGAGGCTGTCAGATGATTCCCCTGCTTGTGGAGGCGGTCCATGGATTCTCAGCGGGAGAAAACGGAGGACAGCCCAGTGGGGTACAGGGCTGGCAACTGTGGGTGTCAGGGGCGTCATACATCCTCTGTGTCCTCATGTCCCTCGGCATAGTCGTGGTGATATTAGGCGACTGTGCCGGGCGATGTCTCCTACCCTTTGACAGACTTTTGGCTGGCTTCAGTCTGTTTGGGGTGTTGCTCTACATGGTTGCCACGGTGATTTGTTTTACCAAGGTAATGCAACTTAGGAAACTCGGACATAACTTCACTAACAGTGGGGCAGAGCTGGTTGTCATGGAAACGGTGATTGCCAGTATTACACTGTTAGCTTATACAGTGGACCTTGCCTTCTCTATTAAACTACTGTGTGACAGGAGTCATGCATGA
- the LOC139925669 gene encoding testis-expressed protein 2-like, producing MNSRHSSHAERAHSTAPRPPAVAPKLQVQRSLSKDTITIHFSALGKEEEEEEEELYGTTVSSTSAAQDDSNVVTALEASEEMFEGVPLDSAADVAVIPESSRLSPVPEHQNNSSPTHNPSLLPAEQKGSISNSSPTKSLSFPSSDKPFLSLVKSLSSDIEPRDGVSPAAPSSVRHRHLMKTLVKSLSSDTSQDSSSSSSPYRLPESRLNLQLFKQFTQSRMPTATVSSAGDSKTAPSSPLMSPDSRSFFKVSEVEARIEDTKRRLSEAIYEPLQLLSKIMDEKSVSVVGSSSIYRPKALSASATELSSMTSVNGHLESNNNSYCIKEEEGGDWDAESPSSGASARAESPCPPSADIKSPNKSSLGSMSLDKCSMSALAKQDDEDFCVLYSEDFETCTDTERDGADITDDTGTGSRTKVPLSGSTEPCSEDESESIELAPSVPHYTLIILTALVYGCFVLPFPTYIGGMLLGIGLGFLLAIGVVWLAGPKPSGHGLRHSRHHGKLWNLAQLDIKEPEIFKGWMNEIVNYDPETYHATLTHSVYVRLEGSILRLSKPNRNIARRATHNEPKTDVTYISQKIYDLTDSKVYLVPQSLARKRVWNKKYPICIELGKQDDFMSKAEGDRLETSEGRTASTSVTGDRGEGAGAALERGWSSSSSRDLTLYLFGRTGREKEEWFRRILLASKPKTDLKKATSVAGSKNALGSHSRSSSRGSLDEALAAQPRSKDSSASSTAAGSAKTKPLLDYSVYMATLVPKQAASPTAASPALQSPQSSPGADKKLPSSPVVQPRAEEEEPVAWVNAALGRVFWDFLGEPYWAELVSKKIQMKLSKIRLPYFMNELTLTELDMGVATPIILGASEPSIDHQGLWFDLEISYSGSFLMTLETKMNLIRLGKEGEGLRVGELGKEGYRPRSYCLADSDEESSSAGSSDEEDTSELTNDSPGAEGLVGGHKHSKIMRFVDKITKSKYFQKATETEFIKKKMEEVSNTPLLLTVEVQELQGTLAVNIPPPPTDRIWYGFRTPPHLELKARPKLGEREVTLAHVTDWIEKKLNQEFQKVFVMPNMDDVWLTIMHSAMDPRTAGGPLAGSTGEPEPSQQERGAASQP from the exons ATGAACAGCCGGCATTCTAGCCATGCAGAGAGAGCTCACTCCACAGCCCCACGGCCACCTGCCGTGGCCCCCAAGCTCCAAGTCCAGCGCTCGCTGTCCAAGGACACCATCACTATCCACTTCTCAGCTCttgggaaggaggaagaggaggaggaagaagagctcTATGGGACAACTGTCTCCTCAACCTCTGCTGCTCAGGACGACTCCAATGTTGTGACAGCCTTAGAGGCAAGTGAGGAAATGTTTGAAGGGGTTCCGTTGGACTCGGCAGCTGATGTCGCCGTCATTCCTGAATCATCCAGACTTTCTCCAGTTCCTGAACATCAAAATAACAGTTCTCCCACACATAATCCGTCATTGCTCCCTGCTGAGCAGAAAGGCTCAATTTCCAACTCCTCTCCTACTAAATCTTTGAGCTTTCCCTCCAGTGACAAACCCTTCCTCAGCTTGGTGaagtctctctcttctgacaTCGAGCCTCGTGATGGGGTCTCTCCTGCCGCCCCTTCTTCAGTAAGGCATAGGCATCTGATGAAGACCCTGGTCAAGTCCTTGTCTTCAGATACCTCCCAGgactcatcctcttcctcctcgcccTACCGTCTTCCAGAATCCCGCCTCAACCTGCAACTCTTCAAGCAATTTACGCAATCTCGGATGCCTACTGCTACCGTGTCATCTGCTGGTGATTCTAAAACTGCCCCTTCCTCTCCGCTAATGTCCCCAGATAGCCGCAGCTTCTTCAAGGTTTCAGAAGTTGAGGCACGCATTGAAGACACTAAGCGACGTCTCTCTGAGGCTATCTACGAACCGCTCCAGCTGCTGAGTAAAATCATGGATGAAAAGAGTGTCAGCGTAgttggcagcagcagcatctacCGGCCTAAGGCCCTCTCCGCCAGTGCCACAGAACTCTCTAGCATGACTTCCGTCAATGGTCACCTggagagcaacaacaacagctactgcatcaaggaggaggaaggaggtgacTGGGATGCTGAGAGCCCCAGCAGCGGAGCCTCTGCTCGGGCTGAATCGCCTTGCCCCCCCTCTGCTGACATTAAGAGCCCCAACAAATCATCTTTAGGTTCCATGTCACTGGACAAGTGTTCCATGTCTGCTCTGGCCAAACAGGACGATGAGGACTTTTGCGTCCTGTACAGTGAGGACTTTGAGACTTGTACTGACACAGAACGTGACGGTGCCGATATAACTGACGATACTGGAACTGGTAGTCGAACTAAAGTGCCACTGAGTGGTAGTACTGAGCCATGCAGTGAAGATGAATCTGAAAGTATTGAGCTGGCACCCAGTGTTCCGCACTATACTCTCATCATCCTAACTGCGCTGGTCTATGGGTGCTTTGTACTACCCTTTCCCACTTACATTGGAGGAATGCTGCTTGGGATTGGGCTGGGATTCCTTTTAGCCATCGGTGTGGTGTGGTTGGCAGGACCAAAACCTTCTGGCCATGGTTTGAGACATTCCAGACACCATGGGAAGCTGTGGAACTTGGCCCAGTTGGACATTAAGGAACCAGAAATCTTTAAG GGCTGGATGAATGAGATAGTGAACTATGACCCAGAGACGTACCAtgccacactgacacactccgTCTATGTCCGCCTGGAGGGCTCCATCCTTCGTCTGTCAAAACCCAACCGCAACATCGCCCGCCGTGCCACACACAATGAACCCAAAACTGATGTCACCTACATCAGTCAGAAGATCTATGACCTTACCGACAGCAaa gtATATCTAGTGCCTCAGAGCCTGGCCAGGAAGCGTGTATGGAACAAAAAATACCCCATCTGCATTGAACTTGGCAAACAGGATGACTTCATGTCCAAGGCCGAGGGTGACCGGTTGGAGACCAGCGAGGGCCGGACAGCCTCTACCTCAGTCACAGGGGACCgaggggagggggcaggggCAGCACTGGAGCGAGGATGGTCGTCCTCCTCCAGTAGAGACCTGACCCTCTACCTGTTTGGGAGGActgggagggagaaggaggagtggtTCCGGCGGATACTACTGGCCTCCAAGCCCAAGACAGATTTGAAGAAGGCTACCAGTGTTGCTGGGAGTAAGAACG CCCTGGGCTCCCACAGTCGCAGCAGCAGCCGTGGCAGTCTGGATGAGGCACTGGCAGCTCAGCCCAGGTCCAAGGACTCCTCGGCCTCCTCAACAGCAGCAGGCAGTGCCAAAACCAAGCCTCTGTTGGACTACAGTGTCTACATGGCCACTCTGGTGCCAAAACAGGCGGCCAGCCCCACTGCTGCCAGCCCCGCCCTCCAGAGTCCACAGAGCAGCCCCGGGGCCGACAAGAAG CTCCCCAGCAGCCCCGTGGTGCAGCccagggcagaggaggaggagcctgttGCCTGGGTGAACGCAGCTTTGGGCCGGGTCTTCTGGGACTTCCTGGGAGAGCCATACTGGGCTGAACTGGTCTCCAAGAAGATCCAGATGAAGCTCAGCAAGATCCGA TTGCCTTACTTCATGAATGAGCTGACCTTGACAGAACTGGACATGGGTGTGGCCACTCCCATAATCCTTGGGGCCTCCGAACCTTCCATTGACCACCAAG GTCTGTGGTTCGACCTGGAGATTTCCTACAGTGGCTCCTTCCTGATGACCCTGGAAACTAAGATGAACCTCATCCGCCTGGGCAAGGAGGGAGAGGGCCTCCGCGTAGGAGAACTCGGCAAAGAGGG ATACAGGCCACGGTCTTACTGCCTGGCTGACAGTGATGAGGAGTCCTCCAGCGCCGGCTCGTCAGATGAGGAAGACACCTCAGAGCTCACAAATGACTCTCCTGGAGCAGAGGG CTTGGTTGGAGGCCACAAACACAGCAAGATCATGCGCTTTGTGGACAAGATCACCAAATCCAAATACTTCCAGAAGGCCACAGAGACAGAAttcatcaagaagaagatggaggaggtgtCCAACACGCCCCTCCTGCTCACTGTGGAGGTCCAGGAACTCCAAGGCACGCTGGCCGTCAACataccccctccccccaccgaCAGGATATG GTATGGCTTTAGGACTCCGCCTCACCTGGAACTGAAGGCCCGACCTAaactgggagaaagagaagtcACTCTGGCTCATGTTACAGACTGGATAGAGAAAA